The Microlunatus antarcticus genome window below encodes:
- a CDS encoding DUF6498-containing protein: MPPDQRPSYPRTPAYGEGFPSGGAGPRPGSPAPRPSAPTGPPVEPRGVWLALGLSVAVNLLTLVGVLALGWPAGNVFLLFWCEDVVLGLITLVRVGTAEVDPSRRVQTALFFCVHYGIFCSVHLGFTLVVAWRLGWDLGVLALGVPVVLVVLRYAVELVRTWFGPEGLRARTTPRQAMFAPYPRIVVLQVGVIVAFLLLMASFFAGLPDSPVASYGRVVGTLPDWLGRPAVLAVVVLLLVKTLVDLLTTRRALRAR, translated from the coding sequence GTGCCGCCCGACCAGCGCCCCTCCTACCCGCGGACGCCCGCGTACGGGGAAGGCTTCCCGTCCGGCGGTGCCGGTCCCCGGCCCGGCTCTCCTGCCCCCCGTCCGAGCGCACCGACCGGGCCGCCCGTCGAGCCGCGCGGCGTCTGGCTCGCCCTCGGGCTGTCGGTGGCGGTCAACCTGCTCACGCTGGTCGGGGTGCTCGCCCTGGGCTGGCCCGCGGGCAACGTGTTCCTCCTGTTCTGGTGCGAGGACGTGGTGCTCGGCCTCATCACCCTGGTCCGCGTCGGAACCGCCGAGGTCGACCCCTCGCGCCGCGTGCAGACCGCGCTGTTCTTCTGCGTGCACTACGGCATCTTCTGCTCGGTGCACCTGGGCTTCACCCTCGTCGTCGCGTGGCGCCTCGGCTGGGACCTCGGCGTCCTCGCCCTCGGGGTGCCGGTCGTCCTCGTCGTCCTGCGCTACGCGGTCGAGCTGGTCCGGACCTGGTTCGGGCCCGAGGGCCTGCGGGCCCGGACGACGCCGCGCCAGGCGATGTTCGCGCCGTACCCGCGCATCGTCGTGCTGCAGGTCGGCGTCATCGTGGCCTTCCTGCTGCTCATGGCCTCGTTCTTCGCCGGCCTTCCGGACTCGCCGGTCGCGTCGTACGGCCGGGTGGTCGGCACGCTGCCGGACTGGCTCGGACGCCCCGCGGTCCTCGCCGTCGTGGTGCTGCTGCTGGTCAAGACCCTGGTCGACCTGCTGACGACGCGGCGGGCGCTGCGGGCCCGCTGA
- a CDS encoding uroporphyrinogen-III synthase, which yields MSARTGAWAARADRAADPYARPAPGLRVDQLRGFRIGVTSDRRSGDLIAALERRGAQVLHAPALKIAPNEQDSALVDETRALIRARPEVVLVTTGYGMRRWFEVADAVGLGAELTAVLEQARIFARGPKAVGAVRAAGLVDAHLSETDTTAALVDAVTESGLVRPRVAIQLHGFTDEEQLRRLRAVSSEVVTVTPYRWVRPTGSDRLSRLIESACSRQLDAITYTSAPGAAATLETAYGMGLGEAFVAAHGDHVTAAAVGPVTAQPLVEAGIVPIVPDRYRLGALIRLVCEDLAVHHVQVYRAHETLVEVRGRSVAVGGRSVLLGPSALALFKALAAAEGVVSRHDLVAALPEQLDDHALEVAMSRLRRALDVPGLITTVVKRGYRFNGVRVDTAG from the coding sequence GTGAGCGCGCGCACCGGCGCCTGGGCCGCACGGGCCGACCGCGCCGCCGACCCGTACGCCCGGCCGGCGCCCGGGCTCCGCGTCGACCAGCTGCGCGGGTTCCGGATCGGGGTCACGTCGGACCGTCGCTCGGGCGACCTCATCGCCGCCCTCGAGCGCCGGGGCGCCCAGGTGCTGCACGCGCCGGCGCTCAAGATCGCGCCCAACGAGCAGGACTCCGCCCTCGTCGACGAGACCCGCGCGCTCATCCGGGCCCGTCCCGAGGTGGTGCTGGTGACGACCGGCTACGGCATGCGGCGCTGGTTCGAGGTCGCCGACGCCGTCGGGCTGGGCGCCGAGCTGACGGCGGTGCTGGAGCAGGCCCGCATCTTCGCCCGCGGCCCGAAGGCCGTGGGCGCGGTCCGCGCGGCCGGCCTGGTGGACGCCCACCTGAGCGAGACCGACACCACGGCCGCGCTGGTCGACGCCGTCACCGAGTCGGGCCTGGTCCGCCCCCGCGTCGCGATCCAGCTGCACGGCTTCACCGACGAGGAGCAGCTGCGCCGTCTGCGCGCGGTGAGCTCGGAGGTCGTCACCGTCACGCCCTACCGCTGGGTCCGTCCCACGGGCAGCGACCGGCTCTCCCGGCTCATCGAGTCGGCGTGCTCGCGCCAGCTCGACGCGATCACCTACACCAGCGCGCCCGGCGCCGCCGCGACGCTGGAGACCGCGTACGGGATGGGGTTGGGCGAGGCGTTCGTCGCCGCGCACGGCGACCACGTCACGGCCGCGGCCGTCGGGCCGGTCACCGCCCAGCCGCTCGTCGAGGCCGGCATCGTCCCGATCGTCCCCGACCGCTACCGGCTCGGCGCCCTGATCCGGCTCGTCTGCGAGGACCTGGCGGTCCACCACGTGCAGGTCTACCGAGCCCACGAGACGCTCGTCGAGGTCCGCGGGCGCAGCGTCGCGGTCGGCGGGCGCAGCGTGCTGCTCGGCCCGAGCGCGCTGGCCCTGTTCAAGGCGCTGGCCGCCGCCGAGGGGGTCGTCTCCCGGCACGACCTCGTCGCCGCCCTGCCCGAGCAGCTCGACGACCACGCCCTCGAGGTCGCGATGAGCCGGCTGCGGCGTGCGCTGGACGTGCCGGGGCTGATCACCACCGTGGTCAAGCGCGGCTACCGCTTCAACGGCGTCCGCGTCGACACCGCCGGCTGA
- the nirB gene encoding nitrite reductase large subunit NirB yields MTAVEERSLSLSKGQKRRLVVIGNGMAGARAVEEILARGGAEQFAITMFGDEPYGNYNRIMLSHVLSGEESHEDIYLNSLEWYVENDIALHRGVRVDRIDRHAKVVITDDGRTEPYDELIIATGSRSFMPPMDGLRRPDGTTLPGVFAFRTIDDTRAMIEHATHDEHHRAVVIGGGLLGLEAARGLQHYGLDVTVVHSPAHLMNAQLGPEGGEILRQSMEALGIHVVCGNRSTAIWGPDKVRGLRLKDGAEIECDLVVVAAGIRPNTEVALVSGLTVERAIVVDDAMRVLDEDDIYAVGECVQHRGEVYGLVAPLWEQAVVLADQITGADPTAAYLGSRTATKLKVAGVDVASMGLTSPERETDEHIVFSEPKRGVFKSIVIRDDKIVGATLLGDSSKVAFLQQAFDRGLPLPEHRVELMFDLGGPSEEVGVAELADDAQVCNCNGVSKKAIVDCVGAGCKTVSGVMDKTRAGKGCGTCKGLVAQLVEHAAGGAVEEDPAAGYYVPGIPMGKAPLMEIIRERRLMTPSAVFAALAPDGEDARSKMGLASLLKMMWGEDYVEENDSRFINDRVNANIQRDGTFSVVPQMRGGVTTAAQLRRIADVADKYAVPMVKLTGGQRIDLLGIKKEDLPGVWADLDMPSGYAYGKSFRTVKTCVGQEFCRFGTGDSTRLGVELETRMQGMESPAKMKLAVSGCPRNCAESLCKDVGIVAIEGGRWEIYVGGAAGAHIRKGDLLCTVDTADEAKTITGRFLQYYRESANWLERTYAWVPRVGVEHIRAVVVEDSEGIAERLDAAVQLHADTHVDPWTQGREPLTPGQFRTALPLEVLPHVPADRATELLGGAW; encoded by the coding sequence ATGACGGCGGTCGAGGAACGTTCTTTGAGCCTGTCGAAGGGCCAGAAGCGACGCCTCGTGGTCATCGGCAACGGCATGGCCGGTGCCCGGGCGGTCGAGGAGATCCTCGCCCGCGGCGGGGCGGAGCAGTTCGCGATCACGATGTTCGGCGACGAACCGTACGGCAACTACAACCGCATCATGCTCAGCCACGTCCTGTCGGGCGAGGAGAGCCACGAGGACATCTACCTCAACTCACTCGAGTGGTACGTCGAGAACGACATCGCGCTGCACCGCGGCGTCCGGGTCGACCGGATCGACCGGCACGCCAAGGTGGTGATCACCGACGACGGGCGGACGGAGCCGTACGACGAGCTGATCATCGCGACCGGGAGCCGGTCGTTCATGCCGCCGATGGACGGGCTGCGCCGCCCGGACGGCACGACCCTGCCCGGCGTCTTCGCCTTCCGGACGATCGACGACACCCGCGCGATGATCGAGCACGCCACGCACGACGAGCACCACCGCGCGGTCGTGATCGGCGGCGGGCTGCTCGGGCTCGAGGCGGCCCGCGGGCTGCAGCACTACGGGCTCGACGTCACCGTCGTGCACTCGCCGGCGCACCTGATGAACGCCCAGCTCGGGCCCGAGGGTGGCGAGATCCTGCGCCAGAGCATGGAGGCCCTGGGCATCCATGTCGTCTGCGGCAACCGCAGCACCGCGATCTGGGGCCCGGACAAGGTCCGCGGCCTGCGGCTCAAGGACGGCGCCGAGATCGAGTGCGACCTGGTCGTCGTCGCCGCCGGGATCCGGCCGAACACCGAGGTCGCGCTGGTCAGCGGGCTGACCGTCGAGCGGGCCATCGTCGTCGACGACGCGATGCGGGTGCTCGACGAGGACGACATCTACGCCGTGGGGGAGTGCGTGCAGCACCGCGGCGAGGTCTACGGGCTCGTCGCTCCCCTCTGGGAGCAGGCGGTCGTGCTGGCCGACCAGATCACCGGGGCCGACCCGACGGCGGCGTACCTCGGCTCGCGGACCGCGACCAAGCTCAAGGTCGCCGGGGTCGACGTCGCCTCGATGGGCCTGACGTCGCCCGAGCGGGAGACCGACGAGCACATCGTCTTCTCCGAGCCGAAGCGCGGTGTGTTCAAGTCGATCGTCATCCGCGACGACAAGATCGTCGGCGCGACGCTGCTCGGCGACAGCTCCAAGGTCGCGTTCCTGCAGCAGGCGTTCGACCGCGGACTACCGCTGCCCGAGCACCGGGTGGAGCTGATGTTCGACCTCGGCGGGCCGAGCGAGGAGGTCGGCGTCGCCGAGCTCGCCGACGACGCGCAGGTCTGCAACTGCAACGGCGTCTCCAAGAAGGCGATCGTCGACTGCGTCGGTGCCGGCTGCAAGACGGTGTCGGGCGTCATGGACAAGACGCGCGCCGGCAAGGGGTGCGGCACCTGCAAGGGCCTGGTCGCGCAGCTGGTCGAGCACGCCGCGGGCGGCGCGGTGGAGGAGGACCCGGCGGCCGGCTACTACGTGCCCGGCATCCCCATGGGCAAGGCGCCGCTCATGGAGATCATCCGGGAGCGCCGGCTGATGACCCCGTCGGCCGTGTTCGCCGCGCTCGCGCCCGACGGCGAGGACGCGCGGTCGAAGATGGGGCTGGCCTCGCTGCTCAAGATGATGTGGGGCGAGGACTACGTCGAGGAGAACGACTCCCGCTTCATCAACGACCGCGTCAACGCCAACATCCAGCGCGACGGCACCTTCTCCGTCGTCCCGCAGATGCGCGGGGGCGTCACCACGGCCGCGCAGCTGCGCCGGATCGCCGACGTCGCCGACAAGTACGCGGTGCCGATGGTCAAGCTCACGGGCGGGCAGCGGATCGACCTCCTGGGGATCAAGAAGGAGGACCTGCCCGGCGTCTGGGCCGACCTGGACATGCCGTCGGGGTACGCGTACGGCAAGTCGTTCCGGACGGTCAAGACCTGCGTCGGGCAGGAGTTCTGCCGCTTCGGCACCGGGGACTCCACCCGGCTCGGGGTCGAGCTCGAGACCCGCATGCAGGGCATGGAGTCGCCGGCCAAGATGAAGCTCGCGGTCTCGGGCTGCCCCCGCAACTGCGCCGAGTCGCTCTGCAAGGACGTCGGCATCGTCGCCATCGAGGGCGGGCGCTGGGAGATCTACGTCGGCGGCGCCGCCGGCGCGCACATCCGCAAGGGCGACCTGCTGTGCACGGTCGACACCGCCGACGAGGCGAAGACGATCACGGGCCGCTTCCTGCAGTACTACCGCGAGAGCGCGAACTGGCTCGAGCGCACCTACGCCTGGGTCCCGCGCGTCGGGGTCGAGCACATCCGCGCCGTGGTGGTCGAGGACTCCGAGGGCATCGCCGAACGTCTCGACGCGGCCGTCCAGCTCCACGCCGACACCCACGTCGACCCGTGGACGCAGGGGCGGGAGCCGTTGACGCCGGGGCAGTTCCGGACGGCTCTGCCGCTCGAGGTCCTGCCCCACGTGCCGGCCGACCGGGCGACCGAGCTGCTGGGCGGTGCCTGGTGA
- the cobA gene encoding uroporphyrinogen-III C-methyltransferase, translated as MQLDLDVTGRKVVVLGSAAGARRCVARFVRGGARVTLVATDGPPGTRLDTVRYVAAPAPDDTSALLRLVGPAWIVVFVDPAAPLRDRVVELAGHLRVMTTTEAPAETVGAVTLVGGGPGRAGLLTVEAVAALGAADVVFYDRLAPTDDLAALAPAAELVDVGKTPFHHPVEQRSIEQLLVDRARAGQSVVRLKGGDPFVFGRGGEEMLACLDAGVRVRVVPGVSSAVAVPAACGIPVTHRGLSHAFTVISGHQRPSEAELDGLARLGGTIVVLMGVVNLEQIATGLLRAGMDPDTPAAVVERGYSDSQRSTFSRLGSLADDARRLQVASPAVVVIGAVVSVAPGLADAARVLDDLPAWADALTPDAALTSEDARAPDDVADRSGP; from the coding sequence GTGCAGCTCGACCTCGACGTCACCGGCCGCAAGGTCGTCGTCCTCGGTTCCGCGGCCGGCGCACGCCGCTGCGTCGCCCGCTTCGTCCGGGGCGGCGCCCGCGTCACCCTGGTCGCGACCGACGGCCCACCGGGCACGCGCCTCGACACCGTGCGCTACGTCGCCGCCCCGGCGCCCGACGACACGTCGGCGCTGCTCCGCCTGGTCGGCCCGGCCTGGATCGTCGTCTTCGTCGACCCGGCCGCGCCCCTGCGCGACCGCGTCGTCGAGCTGGCGGGGCACCTCCGGGTCATGACCACGACCGAGGCGCCCGCCGAGACGGTCGGCGCCGTGACGCTCGTGGGCGGCGGCCCCGGGCGTGCGGGGCTGCTGACCGTCGAGGCCGTGGCGGCGCTGGGCGCCGCCGACGTCGTCTTCTACGACCGGCTGGCCCCCACCGACGACCTCGCCGCCCTCGCGCCGGCCGCCGAGCTGGTCGACGTCGGCAAGACGCCCTTCCACCACCCGGTCGAGCAGCGCTCGATCGAGCAGCTGCTCGTCGACCGGGCCCGCGCCGGCCAGTCCGTGGTCCGGCTCAAGGGCGGCGACCCCTTCGTCTTCGGCCGGGGTGGCGAGGAGATGCTCGCCTGCCTCGACGCCGGCGTGCGGGTGCGCGTCGTCCCCGGCGTCAGCAGCGCGGTCGCCGTCCCGGCCGCGTGCGGGATCCCGGTCACCCACCGCGGGCTGAGCCACGCGTTCACCGTCATCTCCGGCCACCAGCGCCCGAGCGAGGCCGAGCTCGACGGGCTGGCCCGCCTCGGCGGCACGATCGTCGTGCTGATGGGCGTCGTCAACCTCGAGCAGATCGCCACCGGGCTGCTCCGCGCCGGGATGGACCCGGACACTCCGGCCGCCGTCGTCGAGCGTGGCTACTCCGACTCCCAGCGCAGCACGTTCAGCCGGCTCGGGTCGCTCGCCGACGACGCACGGCGGCTCCAGGTGGCCTCGCCCGCGGTCGTGGTCATCGGTGCCGTGGTCAGCGTCGCGCCCGGCCTGGCCGACGCCGCCCGGGTCCTCGACGACCTGCCTGCCTGGGCGGACGCGCTGACCCCCGACGCCGCGCTGACCTCCGAGGACGCCCGGGCACCGGACGACGTCGCCGACCGGTCCGGACCGTGA
- a CDS encoding glutamate synthase subunit beta, protein MADPRGFITTPRKVAERRPVAERVHDWNEVYPGSPGRALLPIISEQAGRCMDCGIPFCHTGCPLGNLIPEWNDLVWRRDWDEALERLHATNNFPEFTGRLCPAPCETACVVGINRDAVTIKNVEVTIIDKAWDERRVAPQPADWLTGKTVAVVGSGPSGLAAAQQLTRTGHTVAVYERADAPGGLMRYGIPEFKMEKKVLDRRIRQMRDEGTNFRCGVDVGGSVTWSQLKERYDAVVVAIGSTVGRDLPVPGRELGGIHQAMEYLPQGNRAALGNAPENQISAQGKHVVIIGGGDTGADCLGTAIRQGAASVTQLEIMPTPPTDRPENQPWPTYPMTYRVSSAHEESGERVYSVSTSEFRGDEQGNVKTLVLSEVVFQGGKLTAIEGTEKEIPAELVLLAMGFTGPEKKQLVEQLGVGVDPRGNIARNGDYATDVEGVFACGDAGRGQSLIVWAIAEGRACANGVDKFLSGTSALPRPIGPEVRQMMV, encoded by the coding sequence ATGGCTGACCCGCGTGGGTTCATCACGACGCCAAGGAAGGTCGCCGAGCGGCGGCCGGTCGCGGAGCGCGTGCACGACTGGAACGAGGTCTACCCGGGCTCGCCGGGGCGGGCGCTGCTGCCGATCATCTCGGAGCAGGCCGGGCGCTGCATGGACTGCGGCATCCCCTTCTGCCACACCGGCTGCCCGCTGGGCAACCTCATCCCCGAGTGGAACGACCTCGTCTGGCGTCGTGACTGGGACGAGGCGCTGGAGCGGCTGCACGCCACGAACAACTTCCCCGAGTTCACGGGTCGGCTGTGCCCGGCGCCGTGCGAGACGGCCTGCGTCGTCGGCATCAACCGCGACGCGGTGACGATCAAGAACGTCGAGGTGACGATCATCGACAAGGCGTGGGACGAGCGCCGCGTCGCCCCGCAGCCGGCGGACTGGCTGACGGGCAAGACCGTGGCCGTCGTCGGGTCGGGTCCGTCGGGCCTCGCCGCCGCGCAGCAGCTGACCCGGACGGGTCACACCGTCGCGGTGTACGAGCGGGCCGACGCCCCGGGCGGTCTGATGCGCTACGGGATCCCCGAGTTCAAGATGGAGAAGAAGGTCCTCGACCGCCGGATCCGGCAGATGCGCGACGAGGGCACGAACTTCCGCTGCGGCGTCGACGTCGGCGGGTCGGTGACCTGGTCCCAGCTCAAGGAGCGCTACGACGCGGTCGTGGTCGCCATCGGCTCGACCGTCGGGCGCGACCTCCCGGTGCCGGGCCGCGAGCTCGGCGGCATCCACCAGGCGATGGAGTACCTGCCGCAGGGCAACCGGGCCGCGCTCGGCAACGCGCCGGAGAACCAGATCAGCGCGCAGGGCAAGCACGTCGTGATCATCGGCGGCGGCGACACCGGTGCTGACTGCCTCGGTACGGCCATCCGGCAGGGCGCGGCCTCGGTCACGCAGCTGGAGATCATGCCGACCCCGCCGACCGACCGGCCCGAGAACCAGCCGTGGCCGACCTACCCGATGACCTACCGGGTCAGCTCGGCGCACGAGGAGTCGGGCGAGCGCGTCTACTCGGTCTCCACCTCGGAGTTCCGCGGCGACGAGCAGGGGAACGTGAAGACGCTCGTCCTGTCCGAGGTCGTGTTCCAGGGCGGCAAGCTCACGGCGATCGAGGGCACCGAGAAGGAGATCCCGGCCGAGCTCGTGCTGCTGGCCATGGGCTTCACCGGCCCGGAGAAGAAGCAGCTCGTCGAGCAGCTCGGCGTCGGCGTCGACCCGCGCGGGAACATCGCCCGCAACGGTGACTACGCCACGGACGTCGAGGGCGTCTTCGCCTGCGGCGACGCGGGCCGCGGCCAGTCGCTCATCGTCTGGGCGATCGCCGAGGGCCGCGCCTGCGCCAACGGCGTGGACAAGTTCCTCTCGGGCACGTCCGCCCTCCCGCGGCCGATCGGCCCCGAGGTCCGCCAGATGATGGTCTGA
- a CDS encoding molybdopterin oxidoreductase family protein — MSAPPTSGATLTHCPYCSLQCGIELRPTVPGLPGPLALEPQSDFPTNLGGLCSKGWTATSLLDHPQRLLTPLVRTVRGDRTSPFRPATWDEALGQVVDGITVAQGTYGRDAVGCFGGGGLTNEKAYAFGKFARVALRTSMIDYNGRFCMSSAATASNLAFGIDRGLPFPLADVARARTVLLVGSNPAATMPPAMQHLDAGRAAGATHVVVDPRRTATAAGSTLHLAPLPGTDLALANGLLHLAVKQGAVDETYVARRTRGFAAVRAGVASYWPDRVERITGVPTAQLQQTLDALTAESAMILTARGAEQHSNGTATATAWINLALALGLPGKPFSGYGTVTGQGNGQGGREHGQKADQLPGYRKLADAADRAHVAAVWGIDPDELPRPGLSAFEMLDRMGTEGGVRALVLMASNLVVSAPDVNRVAARIAALDFFVVSDLFLSETAELADVVLPTAQWAEESGTMTNLEGRVIRRRQALPPPEGVHDDLWVMKELAERLDRGRYFSADPDVVFAELRRASAGGLADYSGITHARIDAEQGVFWPCPDTTADGGAPHPGTPRLFAETFPTPDGRALFRRVEHTEAAETPDADYPYLLTTGRLMAQYQSGTQTRRVPAPSQSSAQPEVQLHPDLARRLQIGHHDVVLLSTRRGAATFRAQVSEDIRADTVFVPFHWGGASAANALTNPALDPQSKMPAFKVCAVAVSRLGAPDDDELLARPPAHTVLSAPTAPTLNQRLQPSRRKDVPMLAQNRFLQGVFPFEGAGMDKPAPISPELTHVVPEGVVSQALYFRGGNSSDELVSLVLMRDGVAMRYFPIGAKADVHVPLRVVEDIDGGSVVELRLLAPEGTSGTLVVDLGLVEH, encoded by the coding sequence GTGAGCGCGCCGCCCACGTCCGGGGCCACCCTGACGCACTGCCCGTACTGCTCGCTGCAGTGCGGCATCGAGCTGCGCCCGACCGTGCCGGGGCTGCCCGGGCCGCTGGCCCTCGAGCCGCAGAGCGACTTCCCGACGAACCTCGGCGGGCTGTGCTCCAAGGGCTGGACGGCCACCTCCCTGCTCGACCACCCGCAGCGGCTGCTGACCCCGCTGGTGCGCACGGTGCGGGGTGACCGGACCAGCCCGTTCCGCCCCGCGACCTGGGACGAGGCGCTCGGCCAGGTCGTGGACGGGATCACCGTCGCGCAGGGGACGTACGGGCGCGACGCCGTGGGCTGCTTCGGCGGCGGCGGGCTCACGAACGAGAAGGCGTACGCGTTCGGCAAGTTCGCCCGGGTCGCGCTGCGGACGTCGATGATCGACTACAACGGCCGCTTCTGCATGTCGTCGGCCGCGACCGCGTCGAACCTGGCGTTCGGGATCGACCGCGGCCTCCCGTTCCCGCTGGCCGACGTCGCCCGCGCCCGTACGGTGCTGCTCGTCGGCTCCAATCCGGCGGCCACGATGCCGCCGGCGATGCAGCACCTCGACGCCGGCCGGGCTGCCGGTGCCACGCACGTCGTGGTCGACCCGCGCCGGACCGCCACGGCCGCCGGCTCCACGCTGCACCTCGCGCCGCTGCCGGGCACCGACCTGGCCCTGGCCAACGGGCTGCTGCACCTCGCGGTCAAGCAGGGCGCGGTGGACGAGACCTACGTCGCCCGCCGTACGCGGGGCTTCGCCGCCGTCCGGGCCGGCGTGGCGTCGTACTGGCCCGATCGCGTCGAGCGGATCACCGGGGTGCCGACGGCGCAGCTGCAGCAGACCCTGGACGCGCTGACCGCCGAGAGCGCGATGATCCTCACCGCCCGCGGGGCCGAGCAGCACAGCAACGGCACCGCGACCGCGACCGCCTGGATCAACCTGGCCCTCGCGCTCGGGCTGCCCGGCAAGCCGTTCTCCGGCTACGGCACCGTGACCGGCCAGGGCAACGGCCAGGGCGGGCGCGAGCACGGCCAGAAGGCCGACCAGCTGCCCGGCTACCGCAAGCTCGCCGACGCGGCCGACCGCGCGCACGTCGCCGCGGTGTGGGGGATCGACCCCGACGAGCTGCCGCGGCCGGGGCTCTCGGCCTTCGAGATGCTCGACCGGATGGGGACCGAGGGCGGGGTCCGGGCGCTGGTCCTGATGGCGTCGAACCTGGTCGTCTCGGCGCCCGACGTCAACCGGGTCGCGGCCCGGATCGCCGCACTGGACTTCTTCGTGGTCTCCGACCTCTTCCTGTCCGAGACCGCCGAGCTCGCCGACGTCGTGCTGCCGACGGCGCAGTGGGCCGAGGAGTCGGGCACGATGACCAACCTCGAGGGCCGGGTGATCCGGCGCCGGCAGGCCCTCCCGCCGCCCGAGGGCGTGCACGACGACCTCTGGGTGATGAAGGAGCTGGCCGAGCGGCTGGACCGGGGGCGGTACTTCTCCGCCGACCCGGACGTCGTGTTCGCCGAGCTGCGCCGGGCCAGCGCCGGCGGTCTGGCCGACTACTCGGGCATCACCCACGCCCGGATCGACGCCGAGCAGGGGGTGTTCTGGCCCTGCCCCGACACGACGGCGGACGGCGGCGCACCCCACCCCGGCACCCCACGGCTCTTCGCCGAGACGTTCCCGACCCCGGACGGCCGGGCGCTGTTCCGACGGGTCGAGCACACCGAGGCGGCCGAGACACCCGACGCGGACTACCCGTACCTGCTGACGACCGGCCGGTTGATGGCGCAGTACCAGAGCGGCACCCAGACCCGGCGGGTGCCGGCCCCCAGCCAGTCGTCCGCCCAGCCCGAGGTGCAGCTGCACCCCGACCTCGCCCGCCGGCTGCAGATCGGGCACCACGACGTCGTGCTGCTCTCGACCCGGCGCGGGGCGGCCACGTTCCGGGCGCAGGTCAGCGAGGACATCCGCGCCGACACCGTGTTCGTGCCCTTCCACTGGGGCGGCGCCTCCGCGGCGAACGCGTTGACGAACCCCGCGCTCGACCCGCAGTCGAAGATGCCGGCCTTCAAGGTCTGCGCGGTCGCCGTCTCCCGGCTCGGCGCGCCCGACGACGACGAGCTCCTCGCTCGTCCCCCCGCTCACACCGTGCTCTCGGCGCCGACCGCGCCGACGCTCAACCAACGACTCCAGCCCAGCCGACGTAAGGACGTCCCGATGCTCGCCCAGAACCGTTTCCTGCAAGGCGTCTTCCCCTTCGAGGGCGCCGGGATGGACAAGCCCGCCCCGATCTCGCCCGAGCTGACCCACGTCGTGCCCGAGGGCGTGGTGAGCCAAGCGCTGTACTTCCGCGGAGGGAACTCCAGCGACGAGCTGGTGAGCCTCGTGCTCATGCGCGACGGCGTGGCCATGCGCTACTTCCCGATCGGCGCCAAGGCCGACGTCCACGTGCCGCTGCGCGTGGTCGAGGACATCGACGGGGGGTCGGTGGTCGAGCTCCGGCTCCTCGCGCCGGAGGGGACCAGCGGCACCCTCGTGGTCGACCTGGGTCTGGTGGAGCACTGA
- a CDS encoding beta-class carbonic anhydrase — protein MSVLPEVLAANETYAAGFGDLGSLALPPARHFAILTCMDARLDPAKYAGLSEGDAHVIRNAGGRASDDAIRSLVISYKLLGTAEFFVVHHTECGMEFFTDDVMRGLLASSLETAALGEDGFHDVGTGPGSTEGAYVDWLTIADADQAVVDDVTRIRNHPLVPAGIPVYGYVYDVKSGRLVEVEAATSIGAAQ, from the coding sequence ATGTCCGTGCTGCCCGAGGTGCTGGCCGCCAACGAGACGTACGCCGCCGGGTTCGGCGACCTAGGCTCGCTCGCCCTGCCGCCGGCCCGCCACTTCGCCATCCTCACCTGCATGGACGCCCGGCTCGACCCCGCGAAGTACGCCGGGCTCAGCGAGGGCGACGCCCACGTCATCCGGAACGCGGGCGGCCGGGCCAGCGACGACGCCATCCGGTCGCTCGTCATCAGCTACAAGCTGCTCGGCACCGCCGAGTTCTTCGTGGTGCATCACACCGAGTGCGGCATGGAGTTCTTCACCGACGACGTGATGCGCGGCCTGCTCGCGTCCAGCCTCGAGACGGCCGCGCTGGGCGAGGACGGCTTCCACGACGTCGGCACCGGCCCCGGCTCGACCGAGGGCGCGTACGTCGACTGGCTCACCATCGCCGACGCCGACCAGGCGGTCGTCGACGACGTCACCCGCATCCGGAACCACCCGCTCGTCCCCGCGGGCATCCCGGTCTACGGCTACGTCTACGACGTGAAGTCCGGCCGCCTGGTCGAGGTCGAGGCTGCCACCTCCATCGGCGCTGCCCAGTAG